One stretch of Harmonia axyridis chromosome 1, icHarAxyr1.1, whole genome shotgun sequence DNA includes these proteins:
- the LOC123688734 gene encoding protein mago nashi has product MTADFYIRYYVGHKGKFGHEFLEFEFRPDGKLRYANNSNYKNDTMIRKEVYVHQCVMEELKRIIVDSEIMQEDDSLWPPPDRIGRQELEIVINDEHISFTTSKTGSLVDVSQSKDPEGLRCFYYLVQDLKCLVFSLIGLHFKIKPI; this is encoded by the coding sequence ATGACCGCCGATTTTTATATTCGGTACTACGTTGGACACAAGGGTAAATTCGGTCACGAATTTCTGGAATTTGAGTTCAGGCCTGATGGTAAACTAAGGTACGCCAACAATTCTAACTACAAAAATGACACCATGATCCGTAAAGAAGTATACGTGCACCAGTGTGTCATGGAGGAACTTAAAAGAATAATCGTCGATTCTGAAATAATGCAAGAAGACGATTCCCTTTGGCCACCACCGGACAGGATAGGTCGCCAGGAATTGGAAATTGTGATCAATGATGAACATATCTCATTCACTACCTCTAAAACTGGATCTTTGGTAGATGTCAGCCAGTCTAAGGACCCCGAAGGATTGAGATGCTTCTATTATCTTGTGCAGGATCTCAAGTGTTTGGTGTTCTCATTGATTGGACTGCATTTCAAAATTAAGCcaatataa
- the LOC123688733 gene encoding zinc finger Y-chromosomal protein 1-like isoform X1, with protein sequence MEIPYERVDMVHLSPEDELVWNGKEITRIDTSHINPENDLIQPELGARQSYFHYPNHPVLDDREIFYEIEVDNDVKDPFAEINTFDEEDNYETDSTEEILGLKQSSIYLPITDTSPDENSSIFHIPIGSSMVEDEIFGLEESSLDLPSTDQFLREKCPIDSFIENISSKEPKPSIRKKSTSKKVRQKLKCHICDYTTFHKHYLEFHIDGIHLNRKKYKCKECEYATNNKYLVQTHLNTVHKKVRDHKCPYCDYASSRKNRLESHIKGTHKNMKEHCDKCAFATTTKSNLRIHIESVHMKIKNFRCHICNYAANQKCILKNHIDVMHLKLKKFKCQLCDYAAHRSHVLKNHVTEVHVESKEHECKLCDYITLCKSELKTHMDKVHRDLKSHLCPSCDYGSNVKSNLRRHIKNKHENKDFKEKSKDRDNSNFIKVEETKQEEEGAGSFEEEMELESSCESRDIDTSNEERSI encoded by the exons atggaAATTCCATATGAGAGAGTTGATATGGTTCATTTAAGTCCTGAAGATGAACTGGTATGGAATGGCAAAGAAATTACAAGAATAGACACATCCCATATAAACCCTGAAAATGATCTAATTCAACCTGAATTGGGAGCAAGACAGAG TTACTTTCATTATCCAAACCATCCTGTTCTGGATGATAGAGAAATCTTCTATGAAATAGAAGTAGATAATGACGTAAAAGATCCCTTCGCAGAAATAAATACATTTGATGAAGAAGATAATTACGAAACTGACAGTACTGAAGAGATTTTAGGCTTGAAACAATCCTCTATCTATTTACCGATTACAGATACATCTCCAGATGAAAATTCTTCTATATTCCATATTCCTATTGGTTCATCTATGGTAGAAGATGAAATTTTTGGCTTGGAAGAATCCTCTTTAGATTTACCCAGTACAGATCAATTCCTGAGAGAAAAGTGCCCAATCGATTCATTCATTGAGAATATATCTTCAAAAGAACCAAAAccttccataagaaaaaaatccaCATCGAAAAAAGTTCGTCAAAAGTTGAAATGTCACATCTGTGATTACACAACTTTTCATAAGCACTACCTAGAATTTCACATAGACGGAATTCATTTGAACCGAAAAAAATACAAGTGCAAGGAGTGTGAGTATGCAACAAACAACAAATACCTGGTGCAAACTCACTTGAATACAGTCCACAAGAAGGTCAGGGATCACAAATGTCCATATTGCGATTATGCTTCGAGCCGCAAAAATCGTCTCGAGTCTCACATCAAAGGGACACATAAGAATATGAAAGAACACTGTGACAAATGTGCCTTTGCCACGACCACCAAGTCCAACCTTAGAATACACATAGAATCTGTCCACATGAAGATCAAGAATTTTCGTTGTCACATCTGCAATTATGCTGCAAATCAAAAATGCATTCTCAAGAATCACATCGATGTTATGCatctaaaactgaaaaaattcaagtgtcagttatgtgattatgctgcaCATCGAAGCCACGTCTTGAAGAACCATGTAACTGAAGTTCATGTAGAATCTAAGGAGCACGAGTGTAAGTTATGTGATTATATCACCCTGTGCAAATCGGAACTGAAAACGCATATGGACAAAGTGCATAGAGATCTTAAGAGTCACCTATGTCCATCTTGTGACTATGGGAGCAATGTTAAGAGTAATCTTAGAAGACATATAAAGAATAAGCACGAAAATAaggattttaaagaaaaatccAAAGACAGAGACAACAGTAACTTCATTAAAGTAGAAGAAACTAAACAGGAAGAAGAGGGAGCAGGTTCATTTGAAGAGGAGATGGAACTTGAGTCATCTTGCGAAAGCAGGGATATTGATACCTCAAACGAGGAACGATCaatctaa
- the LOC123688733 gene encoding RE1-silencing transcription factor-like isoform X2: MEIPYERVDMVHLSPEDELVWNGKEITRIDTSHINPENDLIQPELGARQSYFHYPNHPVLDDREIFYEIEVDNDVKDPFAEINTFDEEDNYETDNTSPDENSSIFHIPIGSSMVEDEIFGLEESSLDLPSTDQFLREKCPIDSFIENISSKEPKPSIRKKSTSKKVRQKLKCHICDYTTFHKHYLEFHIDGIHLNRKKYKCKECEYATNNKYLVQTHLNTVHKKVRDHKCPYCDYASSRKNRLESHIKGTHKNMKEHCDKCAFATTTKSNLRIHIESVHMKIKNFRCHICNYAANQKCILKNHIDVMHLKLKKFKCQLCDYAAHRSHVLKNHVTEVHVESKEHECKLCDYITLCKSELKTHMDKVHRDLKSHLCPSCDYGSNVKSNLRRHIKNKHENKDFKEKSKDRDNSNFIKVEETKQEEEGAGSFEEEMELESSCESRDIDTSNEERSI, encoded by the exons atggaAATTCCATATGAGAGAGTTGATATGGTTCATTTAAGTCCTGAAGATGAACTGGTATGGAATGGCAAAGAAATTACAAGAATAGACACATCCCATATAAACCCTGAAAATGATCTAATTCAACCTGAATTGGGAGCAAGACAGAG TTACTTTCATTATCCAAACCATCCTGTTCTGGATGATAGAGAAATCTTCTATGAAATAGAAGTAGATAATGACGTAAAAGATCCCTTCGCAGAAATAAATACATTTGATGAAGAAGATAATTACGAAACTGACA ATACATCTCCAGATGAAAATTCTTCTATATTCCATATTCCTATTGGTTCATCTATGGTAGAAGATGAAATTTTTGGCTTGGAAGAATCCTCTTTAGATTTACCCAGTACAGATCAATTCCTGAGAGAAAAGTGCCCAATCGATTCATTCATTGAGAATATATCTTCAAAAGAACCAAAAccttccataagaaaaaaatccaCATCGAAAAAAGTTCGTCAAAAGTTGAAATGTCACATCTGTGATTACACAACTTTTCATAAGCACTACCTAGAATTTCACATAGACGGAATTCATTTGAACCGAAAAAAATACAAGTGCAAGGAGTGTGAGTATGCAACAAACAACAAATACCTGGTGCAAACTCACTTGAATACAGTCCACAAGAAGGTCAGGGATCACAAATGTCCATATTGCGATTATGCTTCGAGCCGCAAAAATCGTCTCGAGTCTCACATCAAAGGGACACATAAGAATATGAAAGAACACTGTGACAAATGTGCCTTTGCCACGACCACCAAGTCCAACCTTAGAATACACATAGAATCTGTCCACATGAAGATCAAGAATTTTCGTTGTCACATCTGCAATTATGCTGCAAATCAAAAATGCATTCTCAAGAATCACATCGATGTTATGCatctaaaactgaaaaaattcaagtgtcagttatgtgattatgctgcaCATCGAAGCCACGTCTTGAAGAACCATGTAACTGAAGTTCATGTAGAATCTAAGGAGCACGAGTGTAAGTTATGTGATTATATCACCCTGTGCAAATCGGAACTGAAAACGCATATGGACAAAGTGCATAGAGATCTTAAGAGTCACCTATGTCCATCTTGTGACTATGGGAGCAATGTTAAGAGTAATCTTAGAAGACATATAAAGAATAAGCACGAAAATAaggattttaaagaaaaatccAAAGACAGAGACAACAGTAACTTCATTAAAGTAGAAGAAACTAAACAGGAAGAAGAGGGAGCAGGTTCATTTGAAGAGGAGATGGAACTTGAGTCATCTTGCGAAAGCAGGGATATTGATACCTCAAACGAGGAACGATCaatctaa